One genomic region from Campylobacter concisus encodes:
- the accA gene encoding acetyl-CoA carboxylase carboxyl transferase subunit alpha, giving the protein MSNYLDFEKSIKQIDEDIANAKIRGDEHAVEILNKNLSKEISKVYKNLNEYQRLQLARHPDRPYAIDYINSFLVDGYEIHGDRAFRDDPAIVCYIGYIGGKKTVVIGEQKGRGTKNKLKRNFGMPHPEGYRKALRVAKLAEKFNLPILFLIDTPGAYPGVGAEERGQSEAIARNLFEFANLKTPIIAVVIGEGGSGGALAIGVADRLAMMKNSVFSVISPEGCAAILWNDPAKQEQATKSMKITADDLKHLSLVDAVIDEPINGAHRDKDGAAKALANYFISELAELEKLDINELVAKRIDKILSIGAYEE; this is encoded by the coding sequence ATGTCAAATTATTTAGATTTTGAAAAGAGCATAAAGCAAATTGATGAAGATATAGCAAATGCTAAGATCAGAGGCGATGAACATGCTGTTGAAATTTTAAATAAAAACCTATCTAAAGAAATATCAAAAGTATATAAAAATTTAAACGAATATCAACGTTTGCAACTTGCTCGTCATCCAGATAGACCATATGCTATTGACTATATAAATTCATTTTTAGTTGATGGCTATGAGATCCATGGCGACAGGGCATTTCGCGATGACCCAGCAATAGTCTGCTACATCGGCTATATCGGAGGCAAAAAGACTGTCGTTATAGGCGAGCAAAAAGGTCGTGGCACTAAAAATAAACTAAAAAGAAATTTTGGTATGCCTCATCCGGAGGGCTACCGAAAGGCTTTACGCGTAGCAAAATTGGCTGAAAAATTTAACCTACCTATCTTATTTTTGATAGACACTCCAGGTGCGTATCCTGGCGTTGGCGCTGAAGAGCGAGGTCAAAGCGAGGCCATAGCTAGAAATTTATTTGAATTTGCAAATTTAAAAACTCCAATAATAGCTGTCGTTATCGGCGAAGGTGGAAGCGGCGGTGCTTTAGCTATTGGCGTGGCTGATAGACTTGCTATGATGAAAAACTCTGTCTTTTCAGTCATCTCACCAGAGGGTTGTGCTGCGATACTTTGGAACGACCCAGCTAAACAAGAGCAAGCTACAAAATCTATGAAGATAACGGCTGATGATCTAAAGCATTTGTCGTTAGTCGATGCTGTGATAGACGAGCCTATAAATGGAGCGCACAGAGATAAAGACGGCGCTGCAAAAGCACTTGCAAACTACTTCATCTCAGAGCTAGCCGAGCTTGAGAAGCTTGATATAAACGAGCTTGTCGCAAAAAGAATAGACAAAATCCTCTCTATCGGAGCTTACGAGGAGTAA
- a CDS encoding CbrC family protein, with protein sequence MFKAKILSKFKQRSFVDKFQEKYIKLSKDYYKNKGNAVSVEALYQFKEELEASEEPQAKHVLVDIYQLLSMQKSAYELLLKIHDRNDKKQLKTLGYLAQFMDEGDKWAVPRPKSKEQILAQKAKAATLPKFCYHSEPLKTGAFKDDMSVTCECCGENTEIYYDNGIYSEQDVTYLCPACVSNGAAAKKFDATFVQDADQLATDDAKKDEELFRRTPGYESWQGEHWVVCCDDYYAFFGRCGYEGAFRAWHRRRGF encoded by the coding sequence GTGTTTAAGGCTAAAATTCTTAGCAAATTTAAACAAAGGTCATTTGTGGATAAATTTCAAGAAAAATATATAAAACTTTCAAAAGATTACTACAAAAATAAGGGCAATGCAGTAAGCGTAGAGGCTTTGTATCAGTTTAAAGAAGAGCTTGAAGCAAGCGAGGAGCCGCAGGCAAAACACGTTTTAGTAGATATTTATCAGCTTTTGTCTATGCAAAAGAGCGCTTATGAGTTACTTTTAAAGATACACGATAGAAACGACAAAAAGCAGCTAAAAACGCTTGGCTATCTTGCGCAGTTTATGGATGAGGGCGACAAATGGGCGGTGCCAAGACCAAAGAGTAAAGAGCAAATTTTAGCCCAAAAGGCAAAGGCTGCCACCTTGCCAAAATTTTGCTATCACTCAGAGCCTTTAAAAACTGGGGCATTTAAAGATGATATGAGTGTCACTTGTGAGTGCTGCGGCGAAAACACTGAAATTTACTATGATAACGGCATATACAGCGAGCAAGACGTCACCTATCTTTGCCCAGCTTGCGTCTCAAATGGCGCAGCTGCTAAGAAATTTGACGCTACTTTTGTGCAAGACGCCGACCAACTCGCCACTGATGACGCCAAAAAAGATGAGGAGCTTTTTAGAAGAACACCTGGCTATGAGAGCTGGCAGGGCGAGCACTGGGTCGTGTGCTGTGATGATTATTACGCATTTTTTGGGCGATGTGGGTACGAAGGAGCTTTTAGAGCTTGGCATCGCAGACGAGGTTTTTGA
- the pgeF gene encoding peptidoglycan editing factor PgeF, whose product MRENLEIVFDKNGITAGFTNRLGGVSEGKFNSLNLGDHVGDNLADVIKNREILAQNLGVKKLKFMKQIHSDKVFILEDEKDELPECDAVITNLSDVGICVLVADCSPVVMIDERQGAICVAHAGRAGVMLKICTKAVTLMSEKFGSRAGDISVFIGANIKGSCYEVGELDLGEFNAYKIGRNFDMNAALRDEFKALGVKNLNFSEVCTHCDERYFSYRRDGVCGRFCGFAVKFKDKNGI is encoded by the coding sequence ATGCGTGAAAATTTAGAGATCGTTTTTGATAAAAATGGCATCACTGCTGGCTTTACAAACAGGCTTGGCGGCGTGAGTGAGGGTAAATTTAACTCGTTAAATTTAGGCGATCACGTGGGTGACAACCTAGCAGACGTCATCAAAAATAGAGAAATTTTAGCTCAAAATTTAGGCGTGAAAAAGCTTAAATTTATGAAGCAGATCCACTCGGACAAGGTTTTTATCCTTGAAGATGAAAAAGACGAGCTACCAGAGTGTGACGCTGTGATCACAAATTTAAGTGATGTTGGCATCTGCGTCTTGGTGGCGGACTGCTCGCCTGTTGTGATGATAGATGAGAGGCAGGGCGCTATCTGCGTGGCTCATGCAGGCAGAGCTGGCGTGATGCTAAAAATTTGCACAAAAGCAGTTACGCTTATGAGCGAGAAATTTGGCTCAAGAGCGGGCGACATCAGTGTCTTTATCGGGGCAAATATAAAAGGCAGCTGCTACGAGGTGGGCGAGCTTGATCTTGGGGAATTTAACGCATATAAAATAGGTAGAAATTTTGATATGAACGCGGCCTTGAGAGATGAATTTAAGGCACTTGGGGTTAAAAATTTAAACTTTAGTGAGGTCTGTACGCACTGCGACGAGAGATATTTTTCATACCGAAGAGACGGCGTGTGCGGTAGATTTTGCGGATTTGCGGTCAAATTTAAGGATAAAAATGGGATATGA
- a CDS encoding YwqG family protein — MDLNEIYKGCKERGLEGLFEFLKPMAKNAIKIDAQAKDDGDIAIGTSKFGGQPDLPASVPWPSNENGALSFVAQINFAEVSKFDTDGLLPKSGMLYLFYDINLRIWGYDPTDKKGFAVIFAEAAQDQLARQNMGGVNFTFGARFLSFKNELNLPSLQSSLVPFGKFSEEEWDAYHEVIEPSWQVKENKLLGHSDNIQDGMELECELVANGLDCGDGSAYHHQNIAEFEKNAVQWRLLLQIDSDWESDMDWDGEGRIYLWIKRNDLTARDFSKTWLVLQTS, encoded by the coding sequence ATGGATCTAAATGAAATTTATAAAGGCTGCAAAGAGCGCGGTCTGGAGGGGCTTTTTGAGTTTTTAAAGCCAATGGCTAAAAATGCTATAAAGATAGACGCGCAGGCTAAAGATGACGGTGATATCGCCATTGGAACGTCTAAATTTGGCGGACAGCCTGATCTGCCAGCTAGCGTGCCTTGGCCGTCAAATGAAAACGGCGCGCTTAGCTTTGTGGCACAGATAAATTTTGCTGAAGTTAGCAAATTTGACACCGACGGGTTACTACCAAAAAGTGGTATGCTCTATCTTTTTTATGATATAAATTTACGCATTTGGGGCTACGACCCTACAGATAAAAAGGGCTTTGCCGTGATCTTTGCCGAGGCAGCTCAAGACCAGCTTGCTCGCCAAAATATGGGTGGCGTGAATTTCACATTTGGCGCACGCTTTCTTAGCTTTAAAAACGAGCTAAATTTGCCAAGTTTGCAAAGCTCGCTCGTGCCATTTGGTAAATTTAGCGAGGAGGAGTGGGATGCCTATCACGAGGTCATCGAGCCAAGCTGGCAGGTCAAAGAAAACAAGCTACTTGGTCACTCTGACAACATCCAAGACGGCATGGAGCTAGAGTGTGAGCTCGTGGCAAATGGCCTTGACTGCGGCGATGGTAGCGCTTATCACCACCAAAATATCGCTGAGTTTGAGAAAAACGCTGTCCAGTGGCGGCTGCTTTTGCAGATAGATAGCGACTGGGAGAGCGACATGGACTGGGACGGAGAGGGCAGAATTTATCTGTGGATAAAGAGGAACGACCTGACGGCGCGCGACTTTAGCAAGACGTGGCTAGTTTTGCAGACAAGCTAA
- the fabG gene encoding 3-oxoacyl-ACP reductase FabG, giving the protein MKFSGKNVLITGASRGIGAQIAKTLANMGLKVWINYRSKPEIADALQAEIEQNGGKAAVIKFDATDEDEFIKGINLIVDSDGELSYLVNNAGITNDKLALRMKTSEFTDVINANLTSAFIGCREALKAMSKKRFGAVVNVASIVGEMGNAGQVNYSASKGGLIAMSKSFAKEGASRNIRFNSVTPGFIETDMTHGLSDEVKKTYSDNIPLKRFGSASEVAEAVAFLLSDYASYVTGETLKINGGLYM; this is encoded by the coding sequence ATGAAATTTAGCGGAAAAAACGTGCTAATAACAGGTGCAAGCAGAGGTATCGGTGCACAGATCGCAAAGACGCTTGCAAATATGGGCTTAAAAGTGTGGATAAACTACCGCTCAAAGCCTGAGATAGCAGACGCTTTGCAGGCTGAGATCGAGCAAAATGGCGGCAAGGCTGCAGTGATAAAATTTGACGCAACAGACGAAGATGAATTTATAAAAGGTATAAATTTGATAGTCGATAGCGACGGCGAGCTAAGTTACCTTGTAAATAACGCTGGTATCACAAATGACAAACTAGCGCTTCGCATGAAAACCAGCGAATTTACAGATGTGATAAATGCAAATTTGACTTCAGCTTTCATAGGATGTAGAGAGGCTTTAAAAGCGATGAGTAAAAAGCGCTTTGGAGCGGTTGTAAACGTCGCATCTATCGTTGGTGAGATGGGAAATGCAGGACAGGTAAACTATTCAGCTAGCAAAGGCGGACTAATCGCGATGAGCAAGAGCTTTGCAAAAGAGGGTGCAAGCAGAAATATACGCTTTAACAGCGTAACTCCGGGCTTTATCGAGACTGATATGACGCATGGCCTAAGTGATGAGGTGAAAAAAACTTATAGTGATAATATCCCGTTAAAACGTTTCGGTAGCGCTAGCGAGGTGGCTGAGGCAGTAGCGTTTTTACTAAGTGATTACGCAAGCTACGTAACTGGAGAGACGCTAAAAATAAACGGCGGACTTTATATGTAG
- the acpP gene encoding acyl carrier protein, whose product MAVFEDVRDVVVEQLSVDPQAVKLESKIIEDLGADSLDVVELVMALEEKFEVEIPDSEAEKLVSIQDVVNYIEKLGK is encoded by the coding sequence ATGGCAGTATTTGAAGACGTAAGAGACGTAGTTGTAGAGCAACTAAGTGTAGATCCACAAGCAGTAAAACTAGAGTCTAAAATCATTGAAGACCTAGGTGCAGATTCACTTGACGTTGTAGAGCTAGTTATGGCTTTAGAAGAAAAATTTGAAGTAGAAATTCCTGATAGCGAAGCAGAGAAATTAGTAAGCATTCAAGACGTTGTAAATTATATAGAAAAACTAGGCAAATAA
- a CDS encoding CbrC family protein, whose protein sequence is MGTKELLELGIADEVFDDYAKRDEYDVKMAREVLVAGGDFAGYLFRCLHCKKYHIYIDAC, encoded by the coding sequence GTGGGTACGAAGGAGCTTTTAGAGCTTGGCATCGCAGACGAGGTTTTTGATGACTACGCAAAAAGAGACGAGTATGACGTCAAAATGGCGCGCGAGGTGCTCGTAGCGGGCGGCGACTTTGCTGGATATTTGTTTCGTTGCTTGCACTGCAAAAAGTATCACATCTACATCGATGCTTGCTAG
- a CDS encoding pyridoxamine 5'-phosphate oxidase family protein, which yields MDERIVKFLKKMHLASVCAIDDDGQPYAFSAFYTFDELNFSLLLASSDDSSHVKFLKNSKLVAGTVALDTKIVGKIEGVQFQGVMSEASASEREIYFKRFFYAKAMDPKIWCINLEKLKFTSNTLGFGKKIKWERSDKI from the coding sequence ATGGATGAGAGGATAGTAAAATTTTTAAAAAAGATGCATCTTGCAAGTGTTTGCGCCATCGATGATGATGGGCAGCCTTACGCTTTTAGTGCATTTTATACCTTTGATGAGCTAAATTTTAGCCTTTTGTTAGCTAGCTCTGATGATAGCTCACATGTTAAATTTTTAAAAAACTCAAAGCTTGTTGCTGGTACGGTCGCTCTTGATACAAAGATCGTTGGCAAGATAGAGGGCGTACAGTTTCAAGGAGTGATGAGCGAGGCTAGCGCAAGTGAGCGAGAAATTTACTTTAAAAGATTTTTTTATGCAAAAGCGATGGATCCAAAAATTTGGTGCATAAATCTTGAAAAGCTTAAATTTACTAGCAACACTCTAGGTTTTGGCAAAAAGATAAAGTGGGAAAGAAGCGATAAAATTTAG
- a CDS encoding riboflavin synthase: protein MFNGLIRELADVISYSQNVLRLKAKFRPNLGDSIAVNGACLSVTKLYDDGFSVELSAESRANVAVENLSGLVHIEPAMKLGERVDGHLMQGHIDFIGVISAIKKHENGVDFYIDLPREAMALMANKGSIGVEGVSLTINEILPKGIRLTIIPITFRDSLFGTFKVGRRVNIESDLLARYVARMLETKQNGGLSWDEVERISSLY, encoded by the coding sequence ATGTTTAATGGCTTAATCAGAGAGCTTGCCGATGTCATTAGCTACTCGCAAAATGTTTTACGGCTAAAGGCTAAATTCCGCCCAAATTTAGGCGACAGCATAGCAGTAAATGGCGCATGCTTAAGTGTAACCAAACTATATGATGATGGCTTTAGCGTGGAGCTAAGCGCAGAGAGCAGGGCAAATGTCGCGGTTGAAAATTTAAGTGGCTTGGTGCATATCGAGCCTGCGATGAAGCTTGGCGAGCGCGTGGATGGGCATTTGATGCAAGGACACATCGACTTTATCGGCGTGATCTCGGCTATAAAAAAGCATGAAAACGGCGTTGATTTTTACATAGACTTGCCACGTGAGGCGATGGCTCTCATGGCAAACAAGGGCTCGATTGGCGTTGAGGGCGTGAGCCTTACGATAAATGAAATTTTGCCAAAAGGTATCAGGCTCACGATCATTCCCATCACGTTTAGAGATAGCCTTTTTGGCACTTTCAAGGTCGGCAGACGCGTAAATATCGAGAGCGACTTGCTGGCTCGCTACGTGGCTAGGATGCTTGAGACTAAGCAAAATGGCGGCCTTAGCTGGGACGAGGTCGAGAGAATTTCAAGTCTTTACTAA
- a CDS encoding ATP/GTP-binding protein: protein MQTNFYSQGSYNNMSFSMKTSSGDEISFSMYDNKSLEFSSQKDGTSSQRSLTLTHEYGYEFLYKGNGIDEQDMKEIEEAMKQIRPQVDEFMKNVKEGDKIAGSSQSISDLSNKIKQMLPDAKDLNHKNFINDNMLKMFDELLAKNDANKNLLSATKRLFDTLLDESNKVSYYA from the coding sequence ATGCAAACAAATTTCTACTCTCAAGGAAGCTACAACAACATGAGCTTTTCGATGAAGACTAGCTCGGGCGATGAGATAAGCTTTTCGATGTATGACAACAAAAGTTTGGAGTTTTCAAGCCAGAAAGATGGTACTTCAAGCCAAAGAAGTCTTACTCTCACGCACGAATATGGCTATGAGTTTTTATATAAAGGAAACGGCATAGACGAGCAAGATATGAAAGAGATCGAAGAGGCGATGAAGCAAATTCGCCCACAAGTTGATGAATTTATGAAAAACGTCAAAGAGGGCGACAAGATCGCGGGTAGCAGCCAAAGCATAAGTGATCTTTCAAACAAGATCAAGCAGATGTTGCCTGACGCAAAAGATCTAAATCACAAAAATTTCATAAATGACAATATGCTAAAGATGTTTGACGAGCTTCTGGCTAAAAATGATGCTAATAAAAATCTACTAAGTGCCACAAAAAGGCTATTTGATACCTTACTTGACGAGAGCAACAAAGTATCTTACTATGCGTAA
- a CDS encoding L-arabinose ABC transporter translates to MCCFGTRIFLLMLITVLSFVFARVCPVLPVVGYYLILANLLAILMFSLFFKGLLPSFVKVNAIHYFSLIGGFLGAFLTMFVFKKVAKDKFTLIELIIFTLWVLIIAVVIFKFQAILDIFRVI, encoded by the coding sequence ATGTGTTGTTTTGGGACTAGGATCTTTTTGCTGATGCTTATCACTGTTTTAAGCTTCGTTTTTGCTAGAGTTTGCCCAGTTTTGCCAGTCGTTGGCTACTACTTGATACTTGCAAATTTGCTTGCCATTTTGATGTTTTCATTATTTTTTAAAGGACTTTTGCCAAGCTTTGTAAAGGTAAATGCGATCCACTATTTTTCGCTAATTGGTGGCTTTTTAGGAGCATTTTTAACGATGTTTGTTTTTAAAAAAGTTGCAAAAGATAAATTTACTCTAATAGAGCTTATTATTTTTACGCTTTGGGTGCTGATAATCGCCGTAGTCATCTTTAAATTTCAAGCCATTCTTGACATTTTTAGGGTAATTTAG
- the tsf gene encoding translation elongation factor Ts translates to MEITAQMVKELRESTGAGMMDCKKALGEANGDMEKAVDILREKGLGQAAKKADRLASEGLVSVEVCSKCKKATISEINSETDFVARNPQFQALAKDATAHIQSSGIKTVEELNASTLNGVKFEDYFKTQIATIGENLVVRRFETISADDKGVVNGYVHSNGRVGVLIGAACESAEVANKAAEFIRNLCMHAAAMKPSVISYKDLDKEFVEKEFIALRAELEKDNEELKRLGKPLHHIPEYASRCQIGEAELAKATKAIEEELKAEGKPEKIWDKIIPGKIERFYADNTVLDQRLTLLGQFYVMDDKKTIEQVIEEKSKELGGKIEIVKYVRFELGEGLEKKVDDFAAEVAAQIG, encoded by the coding sequence ATGGAAATAACTGCACAAATGGTAAAAGAGCTCCGCGAATCAACCGGAGCTGGCATGATGGACTGCAAAAAGGCACTTGGCGAAGCAAATGGTGACATGGAAAAAGCTGTTGATATCCTTCGTGAAAAGGGTCTTGGTCAAGCTGCTAAAAAGGCTGATCGCCTTGCAAGCGAGGGCTTAGTAAGCGTTGAAGTTTGCTCAAAATGCAAAAAAGCAACTATTAGCGAGATCAACTCTGAAACTGACTTCGTTGCTAGAAATCCACAGTTTCAAGCACTTGCAAAAGACGCAACAGCTCACATCCAATCAAGCGGCATAAAAACAGTTGAAGAGCTAAATGCGAGCACTTTAAATGGTGTTAAATTTGAAGATTACTTCAAGACTCAGATCGCAACTATCGGTGAAAATCTTGTAGTACGCCGCTTTGAGACTATTAGCGCTGATGATAAGGGTGTGGTAAATGGCTACGTTCACTCAAATGGCCGCGTTGGCGTACTTATCGGTGCAGCTTGCGAAAGTGCTGAAGTTGCAAACAAGGCAGCAGAATTTATAAGAAATTTATGTATGCACGCAGCTGCTATGAAGCCAAGCGTTATAAGCTATAAAGATCTTGATAAAGAGTTCGTTGAGAAAGAATTTATCGCACTTCGCGCTGAGCTTGAAAAAGACAATGAAGAGCTAAAACGCCTAGGCAAGCCACTTCACCACATCCCTGAGTATGCTAGTCGCTGCCAGATAGGCGAGGCTGAGCTTGCAAAAGCTACAAAAGCGATCGAAGAAGAGCTAAAAGCTGAGGGCAAGCCTGAGAAAATTTGGGATAAGATCATTCCTGGCAAGATCGAGAGATTTTACGCTGATAACACAGTGCTTGACCAACGCCTTACACTTTTAGGCCAGTTTTATGTAATGGACGATAAAAAGACTATAGAACAAGTTATCGAAGAGAAAAGCAAAGAGCTTGGTGGCAAGATCGAGATCGTAAAATACGTTCGTTTTGAACTTGGCGAAGGCTTAGAAAAGAAAGTAGATGACTTTGCTGCAGAAGTTGCTGCTCAAATAGGCTAA
- a CDS encoding beta-ketoacyl-ACP synthase II, producing the protein MKRVVVTGIGMINALGLDKESSFKAICEGKTGVKEITSFDVSDFPVKIAAEITDFDPNSILDGKEVKKVDRFIQLGIKASNEAMADANFKEFDTHKFGVSSAAGIGGLPNIEKNSITYFEKGVKRISPFFIPSALVNMLGGIVSINHGLKGPNLSSVTACAASTHAISQAVKCIMIGQATNMLVIGAESTICGVGIGGFAAMKALSTRNDEPSKASRPFDANRDGFVMGEGAGALVLEEYESAVARGAKIYAEVVGFGESGDAHHITSPTLEGPLSAMKQALDMAKGVKIDYVNAHGTSTPVNDKNETAALKAVFGDKCPPVSSTKGQTGHCLGGAGAIEAVISIMAMRDGIIPPTINYETPDPECDLDYVPNKARKADIKAVMSNSFGFGGTNGVVIFKKLD; encoded by the coding sequence TTGAAACGAGTCGTTGTAACTGGTATAGGCATGATAAACGCACTTGGTCTTGACAAAGAGAGTTCTTTTAAGGCTATTTGCGAGGGTAAAACAGGCGTGAAAGAGATCACGAGTTTTGATGTAAGTGACTTCCCTGTTAAAATTGCTGCCGAGATAACTGATTTTGATCCAAATAGCATTTTAGATGGCAAAGAGGTGAAAAAAGTAGATCGTTTCATACAGCTTGGCATAAAAGCATCTAATGAAGCTATGGCTGATGCAAATTTTAAAGAGTTTGATACTCATAAATTTGGCGTTAGCTCGGCAGCTGGCATAGGTGGTTTGCCAAATATTGAGAAAAACTCGATTACATATTTTGAAAAAGGCGTAAAGAGAATTTCGCCATTTTTCATTCCATCGGCACTTGTAAATATGTTAGGTGGCATAGTTTCTATAAACCACGGACTTAAAGGTCCAAATTTGTCTAGTGTAACAGCATGTGCAGCAAGCACTCATGCGATATCGCAAGCTGTAAAATGTATAATGATCGGTCAAGCTACAAATATGCTAGTTATCGGTGCTGAGTCTACTATTTGTGGTGTAGGTATAGGCGGCTTTGCAGCAATGAAAGCTCTCTCAACTAGAAATGATGAACCAAGTAAGGCATCGAGGCCATTTGACGCAAATCGCGATGGTTTCGTAATGGGTGAAGGAGCCGGTGCGCTTGTACTTGAAGAGTATGAGTCGGCTGTTGCAAGAGGTGCTAAAATTTACGCTGAAGTAGTTGGATTTGGTGAGAGCGGAGATGCACACCATATCACATCGCCAACACTTGAAGGCCCATTAAGTGCGATGAAACAAGCACTTGATATGGCAAAAGGTGTAAAGATAGATTATGTAAATGCGCACGGTACTTCAACACCTGTAAATGATAAGAATGAGACTGCGGCACTAAAAGCAGTTTTTGGTGATAAATGTCCACCAGTTAGCTCAACAAAAGGTCAAACCGGACACTGTCTAGGTGGTGCTGGTGCGATCGAGGCTGTTATATCTATAATGGCAATGAGAGACGGCATTATCCCTCCAACGATAAACTACGAAACTCCTGATCCAGAGTGCGATCTAGACTACGTTCCAAATAAAGCTAGAAAAGCTGACATAAAAGCTGTTATGAGTAACTCATTTGGCTTTGGCGGAACAAACGGCGTCGTGATATTTAAAAAGTTGGATTAA
- the rpsB gene encoding 30S ribosomal protein S2, whose translation MVTMRDLLECGVHFGHQTRRWNPKMKKFIFGERKGIYIIDLQKTIRYFRYTYNIVRDAAAEGKSVLFVGTKKQAIDAIKEYAEKCGMPYVNHRWLGGMMTNFGTIRQSIRKLEVIETMEEDGSINLLTKKEALMLRRKKEKLIATLGGIRNMKSLPDMIFVVDTVKEKIAVQEANRLKIPVVAPIDTNCDPDVVDYPIPGNDDAIRSVQLFCQEMAEAINEGKSLLEQDGGEQVAGEEVSQGEKDAVVAEAISEEDFGEDEE comes from the coding sequence ATGGTAACTATGAGAGATTTATTAGAGTGTGGCGTACATTTTGGTCACCAAACACGCCGCTGGAATCCAAAGATGAAAAAATTTATCTTTGGCGAGAGAAAAGGCATCTATATTATAGATCTACAAAAGACTATCCGCTACTTCCGCTACACTTACAACATCGTTCGTGACGCAGCTGCTGAGGGCAAGTCAGTGCTATTTGTTGGCACTAAAAAACAAGCTATTGACGCTATCAAAGAGTACGCTGAAAAATGTGGAATGCCTTATGTAAATCACCGCTGGTTAGGTGGTATGATGACAAACTTTGGTACTATCCGCCAGTCTATCCGCAAACTTGAAGTCATCGAAACTATGGAAGAAGACGGTTCGATAAATTTACTAACTAAAAAAGAGGCTTTGATGCTTCGCCGCAAAAAAGAGAAGCTTATCGCAACTCTTGGCGGTATCCGCAATATGAAAAGCCTACCTGATATGATATTTGTTGTTGATACAGTTAAAGAAAAGATCGCTGTTCAAGAGGCAAACCGTCTAAAGATCCCAGTTGTAGCACCGATCGATACGAACTGCGATCCTGACGTTGTTGACTATCCGATCCCAGGAAACGACGACGCGATCCGCTCTGTTCAGCTTTTCTGCCAAGAGATGGCTGAGGCGATCAACGAAGGTAAATCACTTCTTGAACAAGATGGTGGCGAGCAAGTTGCTGGCGAAGAAGTAAGCCAAGGTGAGAAAGACGCAGTTGTAGCTGAGGCTATAAGCGAAGAAGACTTTGGCGAGGACGAAGAATAA
- a CDS encoding acetyltransferase, which produces MGYESFKNPLVAKIAQNARNLGFEQLMNEEFVQMLLSSKKMELSAVDRENIEQIFIKLMEIEEKVQLSK; this is translated from the coding sequence ATGGGATATGAGAGCTTTAAAAATCCACTAGTGGCAAAAATAGCTCAAAACGCTAGAAATTTAGGCTTTGAGCAGCTTATGAATGAAGAGTTTGTACAGATGCTACTTAGCTCAAAAAAGATGGAGCTAAGCGCCGTGGATAGGGAAAATATCGAGCAAATTTTTATAAAACTGATGGAGATAGAGGAAAAAGTACAACTTAGCAAATAA